A genomic window from Vitis riparia cultivar Riparia Gloire de Montpellier isolate 1030 chromosome 16, EGFV_Vit.rip_1.0, whole genome shotgun sequence includes:
- the LOC117934191 gene encoding oleosin 1-like: protein MAEIQPPHHILHPHQPQPQQPSYQAVKAATAATAGGSLLVLSGLTLVGTVIALTVATPLLVIFSPVLVPAAIAVFFLVLGFLASGGFGVAAVTVLSWIFRYVTGRHPPGADHLDSARMKLASKAREMKDRAEQFGQQHTGQQGT, encoded by the coding sequence ATGGCGGAGATCCAACCGCCGCACCACATCCTGCACCCGCACCAGCCCCAGCCCCAGCAGCCGAGCTACCAGGCGGTGAAGGCCGCCACGGCCGCTACAGCCGGAGGTTCGTTGCTGGTCCTCTCCGGCCTGACCCTTGTCGGAACGGTGATCGCGCTCACCGTCGCCACCCCTCTGCTTGTGATCTTCAGCCCGGTTCTGGTGCCGGCGGCGATCGCTGTGTTCTTTCTTGTGCTGGGATTTCTGGCCTCCGGTGGATTTGGCGTCGCCGCCGTGACAGTGCTGTCATGGATTTTCCGGTATGTCACTGGCCGGCACCCTCCAGGCGCCGATCATCTGGATAGCGCAAGGATGAAGCTGGCAAGCAAGGCAAGGGAGATGAAGGACAGGGCTGAGCAGTTTGGGCAGCAGCACACTGGACAACAGGGTACTTAA